In the Haloferula helveola genome, one interval contains:
- a CDS encoding PVC-type heme-binding CxxCH protein: MVRWISLPLLALTQVLAATPLQPGDRVVLLGDALFEAERHTGGLEWELHRRFPDTDLTLRNISWSGDTPAGLSRASFDPAKAGMDRLREHLTLAEPTVVMLGYGMAASLQELTDQSRDWTLNPDPERYGTMTVERFTQEMEALLKLIGEVSDNKARVVIVAPIPHEDLRGITRPNHPDPTGHNALLDRYRKALEGIATAHQTGWVDVSSLPYKEPRTTDGIHLSESGYHAFAAQVCDALGWKVGTKLPPPALRDAILKKSDAFFHRFRPANSTYLFGFRKREQGQNAVEMAEWDQLIAGADARILAIKHGKPAPAPAPAPAPAVSGDEPEPEPDLAAPDFTLPEGYRIDLWAGAPLVRKPLAIEWDGAGRLWAASTPIYPQIRPGASPEDKIYVLADKDGDGHADDSVIFADDLLIPTGMTPVRTAPGEAATACYVGASTELLLLRDTDGDGKADTRQVIFSGFGTEDTHHNIHTLRWGPDGRLYFNQSIYTHSHLETPWGLIRLNSGGVFAYDPDRNRVEVFSKGLWNPWGHVWNDEGQSFLSDGAGFSGLAWAFPGAVFSPSEGSQRQMPTVSPGRYPKYAGLELIDSPVFPDDWQGTAVTCDFRAHKLVRFAIEDFDKATPRKSGYVTRELEPLVVTNDLAFRPIDLKHGPDGALYIADWTNPIINHGEVDFRDPRRDHANGRIWRITRSDAPAVKRTPSPIAVARSKDPESDAKSESPRRRIEGMRALARTPSATAATLILEAAVACPADDPYYEFAAWLSIRDVAPEWIAAVKAGSWSLSTDANSSSVAQADLALRALPPAQADEAFHALMDQASPTLDGSGPWIEWIGERGTAEDVQRLFDRLPALTEPAVRARAMRGLLAAAKRNVRPSGLETLRPDFFTPATPESLALIGAWKLDFAALLKASVSQPGELRNAAFDALAALRSESAVATLTELLQSSEMDLRRQGLVTLASFRPAVALDALDPIAKEAGIDPAFWRPLFAQGPFLNQFAKRVPDTWDPAIYRAALTAARERGRGGAALVKALEPLAQMEQAKPASGRTVEQVLGILSTGGDPAKGELVYRRPELTCTLCHAIGGVGGKLGPDLTSIGASAPIDYIIESTLHPERKVKEGYHAVIYQMADGDPVVGIPSRTTATEQFIQTISGEQALEKSAIRSQKIMEGGGSLMPGGLIDNLERLEVRALFAFLQQLGKPGPFDASKGDVARLWTIHSAEDPKLAASAGAAPGGEPLASLVDGRLPVEFLKAALLERPAIFAQTRFVTTDDEPVNLKLEGVREAWVDGDPLPVASEPGRKLQLKAGTHVLTVRLTAADLPPHLRASCPEARFLTE; the protein is encoded by the coding sequence ATGGTCCGCTGGATATCCCTGCCTCTTCTCGCGCTCACCCAGGTCCTTGCCGCGACGCCCCTGCAACCGGGTGACCGGGTCGTGCTGCTCGGCGACGCGCTTTTCGAGGCCGAACGGCACACCGGCGGGCTCGAGTGGGAACTCCACCGGCGGTTTCCGGACACCGACCTGACGCTGCGCAACATCTCGTGGAGTGGCGACACGCCGGCCGGATTGTCGCGCGCCAGTTTCGACCCGGCGAAGGCGGGCATGGATCGTTTGCGCGAGCACCTGACGTTGGCCGAGCCGACGGTGGTGATGCTCGGCTACGGCATGGCCGCGAGTTTGCAGGAACTCACGGACCAATCCCGCGACTGGACGCTCAACCCCGATCCGGAGCGCTACGGGACGATGACCGTCGAGCGCTTCACACAGGAGATGGAGGCGCTGCTGAAACTCATCGGTGAGGTCTCCGACAACAAGGCGCGGGTGGTCATCGTCGCGCCGATCCCTCACGAGGACCTCCGGGGGATCACCCGTCCGAACCACCCGGACCCCACCGGGCACAACGCCTTGCTGGATCGATACCGGAAGGCGCTCGAAGGGATCGCGACCGCGCACCAGACCGGCTGGGTGGATGTCAGCAGCTTGCCCTACAAGGAACCGCGCACCACCGACGGCATCCACCTCAGTGAGTCGGGCTATCACGCCTTCGCCGCACAGGTCTGCGACGCCCTCGGATGGAAGGTGGGAACGAAGCTTCCTCCGCCCGCGTTGCGCGATGCCATCCTGAAAAAGTCGGACGCCTTCTTCCACCGCTTCCGTCCCGCCAACTCGACCTATCTCTTCGGTTTCCGCAAACGCGAGCAGGGACAGAACGCGGTCGAAATGGCCGAGTGGGACCAACTCATCGCCGGGGCCGACGCCCGCATTCTCGCGATCAAGCATGGCAAGCCGGCACCGGCACCGGCTCCGGCTCCGGCTCCGGCCGTGTCAGGTGACGAGCCCGAGCCCGAGCCCGATTTGGCCGCGCCCGACTTCACGCTGCCGGAGGGCTACCGGATCGACCTCTGGGCCGGGGCTCCGCTGGTACGCAAGCCGCTCGCGATCGAGTGGGACGGTGCCGGTCGCCTTTGGGCCGCAAGCACGCCGATCTACCCGCAGATCCGGCCGGGCGCATCGCCCGAAGACAAGATCTACGTGCTCGCGGATAAGGACGGCGACGGCCACGCCGATGACTCGGTGATCTTCGCCGACGACCTGCTCATCCCGACGGGCATGACCCCCGTGCGCACCGCCCCAGGCGAAGCGGCGACGGCGTGCTATGTCGGTGCCTCGACCGAGCTCTTGCTGCTTCGCGATACCGATGGCGACGGGAAGGCCGACACACGGCAGGTCATTTTCAGCGGCTTCGGCACCGAGGACACGCACCACAACATCCACACGCTCCGCTGGGGACCGGATGGTCGGTTGTATTTCAACCAGAGCATCTACACGCACTCGCATCTCGAGACACCATGGGGACTCATCCGTCTGAACAGCGGCGGCGTCTTCGCCTACGATCCGGACCGCAATCGGGTCGAGGTCTTCAGCAAGGGATTGTGGAATCCGTGGGGGCACGTTTGGAACGACGAGGGTCAGAGCTTCCTCAGTGACGGCGCCGGTTTCTCCGGTCTCGCTTGGGCATTTCCCGGCGCGGTTTTCAGTCCGAGCGAGGGTAGCCAGCGCCAGATGCCGACCGTTTCGCCCGGGCGGTATCCAAAGTATGCCGGCCTCGAACTCATCGACTCGCCGGTCTTTCCCGATGACTGGCAGGGCACTGCGGTGACCTGTGATTTCCGTGCGCACAAGCTGGTGCGCTTCGCCATCGAGGACTTCGACAAGGCCACACCGCGGAAGTCCGGCTATGTCACCCGCGAGCTCGAGCCGCTCGTGGTCACCAACGACCTCGCCTTCCGTCCGATCGATCTGAAGCACGGTCCTGATGGCGCTCTCTATATCGCCGACTGGACGAATCCGATCATCAATCATGGCGAGGTCGACTTCCGCGACCCGCGGCGTGACCACGCCAACGGCCGCATCTGGCGCATCACCCGTAGCGACGCGCCCGCGGTGAAGCGAACGCCGAGTCCCATCGCCGTCGCGCGCTCGAAAGATCCGGAAAGCGATGCCAAGTCCGAGTCACCCCGTCGGCGGATCGAGGGCATGCGCGCTCTCGCACGGACGCCAAGCGCGACGGCGGCGACGCTCATTCTGGAGGCTGCAGTGGCTTGTCCGGCGGACGATCCTTACTACGAGTTCGCCGCGTGGCTGAGCATCCGCGATGTCGCACCGGAGTGGATCGCGGCGGTGAAGGCCGGCAGTTGGTCGCTGTCGACCGATGCCAACTCCTCAAGCGTCGCGCAGGCCGACCTCGCGTTGCGTGCGCTGCCACCGGCACAGGCCGACGAAGCGTTCCACGCGCTCATGGATCAGGCGTCGCCGACCTTGGACGGCAGTGGGCCATGGATCGAATGGATCGGTGAACGCGGCACCGCCGAAGATGTGCAGCGATTGTTCGACCGCCTGCCAGCCCTCACCGAACCCGCCGTCCGCGCCCGTGCCATGCGCGGTCTTCTCGCCGCCGCGAAGCGCAACGTGCGTCCTTCGGGTCTCGAAACCCTGCGGCCCGATTTCTTCACGCCGGCTACCCCCGAAAGCCTCGCGCTGATCGGTGCGTGGAAACTCGACTTCGCCGCACTGCTGAAGGCGAGCGTCTCGCAGCCCGGTGAGCTCCGCAACGCCGCCTTCGATGCGCTTGCCGCGCTGCGCAGCGAGAGCGCGGTCGCGACCCTTACCGAACTACTACAGTCATCGGAGATGGATCTGAGGCGCCAGGGTTTGGTCACCTTGGCATCCTTCCGTCCGGCGGTCGCGCTTGATGCGCTTGATCCGATCGCGAAGGAAGCCGGCATCGATCCCGCCTTCTGGCGTCCGCTCTTCGCGCAGGGGCCGTTCCTCAACCAGTTCGCCAAGAGGGTTCCCGATACCTGGGATCCCGCCATCTATCGCGCCGCGCTGACCGCCGCCCGCGAGCGCGGCCGTGGCGGCGCCGCACTGGTGAAAGCGCTCGAGCCATTGGCGCAGATGGAGCAAGCCAAGCCGGCTTCGGGCCGGACGGTCGAGCAGGTGCTCGGCATTCTCAGCACCGGCGGCGATCCGGCGAAAGGGGAGCTCGTTTACCGTCGCCCGGAACTGACCTGCACGCTGTGCCACGCGATCGGCGGCGTCGGCGGCAAGCTCGGACCCGACCTGACCAGCATCGGCGCCAGTGCCCCGATCGACTACATCATCGAGAGCACGCTTCACCCGGAGCGAAAGGTGAAGGAGGGATACCACGCGGTGATCTATCAGATGGCCGACGGTGATCCGGTCGTCGGGATTCCGTCGCGCACCACGGCCACCGAGCAATTCATCCAGACCATCAGCGGCGAGCAGGCGCTTGAGAAATCGGCGATCCGCTCACAGAAGATCATGGAAGGCGGTGGCAGCCTAATGCCCGGTGGGCTCATCGACAATCTCGAGCGGCTCGAAGTCCGGGCGTTGTTCGCGTTCCTTCAGCAGCTCGGCAAGCCGGGGCCTTTCGACGCGAGCAAGGGCGACGTCGCGAGGCTTTGGACGATCCACTCTGCAGAAGACCCGAAGCTCGCCGCTTCGGCCGGGGCCGCTCCCGGTGGCGAGCCGCTGGCCTCGCTGGTCGACGGCCGCCTGCCGGTCGAGTTCCTCAAGGCGGCGCTTCTTGAACGTCCCGCGATCTTCGCCCAGACGCGCTTCGTCACGACCGACGACGAGCCGGTGAATCTCAAACTCGAAGGTGTCCGCGAAGCCTGGGTCGACGGCGATCCGCTACCCGTCGCCAGCGAGCCCGGCCGCAAGTTGCAGCTCAAAGCCGGCACGCATGTCCTGACCGTGCGGCTCACCGCCGCCGACCTTCCGCCACACCTCCGCGCGAGCTGCCCGGAGGCAAGGTTTCTCACGGAGTAG
- a CDS encoding DUF1552 domain-containing protein translates to MQNQGFDPGTCIPTGVANGGSLASAILPEPIKALEPFKEKLHIINGLHGRHTSPSHSAFFGALGGYRGSDGVPPSASTIDYELSKVMPETLLPHLCIGMDSIENMRGKPTVANLSARGAGKPIFMHSNPNHLYQMLFGGISTGDIRDQHEARSGMLDRIEQLSAAKGMSLPTTEAQRYGEFVEGFEDINGLRERLGTVSDHLKKFAPEVDEGYTQPEFETDWHDRLLDLGIAALKSGTTSVLTIGSGRGEIFGAWKGLGVDKQGHNLGHMPQKDNPIWVKIRQYNCQMLVKLMEELESVPEGSGTMMDNTLIVYTSNNADKQHTNGANWPVMLLGNCNGAFRTGCFTQLDGKRPINALYASILQASGVNVDRFNMSEKMAAKYDSGSGPLREVLA, encoded by the coding sequence ATGCAGAACCAGGGCTTCGACCCGGGCACCTGCATTCCCACGGGCGTGGCAAACGGGGGCTCGCTGGCCAGCGCGATCCTTCCCGAGCCGATCAAGGCGCTCGAGCCCTTCAAGGAGAAGCTGCACATCATCAACGGCCTCCACGGCCGCCACACCAGCCCGTCGCACTCCGCGTTCTTCGGCGCGCTCGGCGGCTATCGCGGCAGCGACGGCGTCCCGCCCAGCGCGTCGACCATCGACTACGAGCTGAGCAAGGTGATGCCGGAAACTCTCCTGCCGCATCTCTGCATCGGCATGGACTCGATCGAGAACATGCGCGGCAAGCCGACCGTCGCAAATCTTTCGGCGCGCGGCGCGGGCAAGCCGATCTTCATGCACTCCAATCCGAACCATCTCTACCAGATGCTGTTCGGAGGAATCTCCACCGGCGACATCCGCGACCAGCACGAGGCGCGCTCGGGCATGCTCGACCGCATCGAGCAACTGTCGGCCGCCAAGGGTATGTCGCTGCCCACCACGGAAGCGCAGCGCTACGGCGAGTTCGTCGAAGGCTTCGAAGACATCAACGGCCTGCGCGAGCGGCTCGGCACGGTCTCCGACCACCTCAAGAAGTTCGCTCCGGAGGTGGACGAAGGCTACACCCAGCCGGAGTTCGAAACCGACTGGCACGACCGGCTGCTCGACCTCGGCATCGCGGCGCTCAAGTCGGGCACCACCAGCGTGCTGACGATCGGCTCGGGCCGCGGCGAGATCTTCGGCGCTTGGAAGGGTCTCGGTGTGGACAAGCAGGGTCACAACCTCGGCCACATGCCGCAGAAGGACAACCCGATCTGGGTCAAGATCCGCCAGTACAACTGCCAGATGCTGGTCAAGCTGATGGAAGAGCTGGAGAGCGTGCCGGAAGGCAGCGGCACGATGATGGACAACACGCTCATCGTTTACACCAGCAACAACGCCGACAAGCAGCACACCAACGGTGCCAACTGGCCGGTCATGCTGCTCGGCAACTGCAATGGCGCGTTCAGGACCGGCTGCTTCACGCAGCTCGACGGCAAGCGGCCGATCAACGCGCTCTACGCCTCGATCCTGCAGGCCTCGGGCGTGAACGTCGACCGCTTCAACATGAGCGAGAAGATGGCCGCCAAGTACGACTCCGGCAGCGGCCCGCTTCGCGAAGTCCTCGCATGA
- a CDS encoding DUF1588 domain-containing protein: MRTPLTLAAAVILGPAAHAAETFTPGEPVRGTFDDYAFEFLDYNCIDCHDDATKKGGLSLEGLGPVDETNAALWKSVWAQVTLGEMPPKKKDQPEIVDRLRFSEWIVGEMRSTMKDKGGFHADRDPNKGNFVDHNLLFGELPEGIRLVPTSSPARIWRVTPQEHITRLNELINTEPDFDPKKPGLRTRGDAVPTNHGGELKLYFGTDRIIKWQGGTVAYATAVKSIPAVLSSGRGHGFENYADVHSVNSSEATQILSMAEDILRYMAYGPLSIAKPEQITDDPGSYKMEGDIRGLPSAIVYNTKVVRPMTPVHDLMKAPDVDEALLRASVEYLFEALTFRPPTTTETGDYMQIVKDSVGKVGKEDGVFMGLSAIFLHRDALFRPELVEGGKPDAHGRVMMQDWELGLAVNHALSYIRPDEELRKAITDGRMRTRDDVRREITRMLEDESIRKPRVLQFFRDYFEYDLGGYICKDEKAQASTGAPNGNGHYRAMFDATASTDRLIELILADDRDVLKQLLTTQQVVATPTDKTYFGKLRNKDEIADARKAQTKAAEENVRHTGDRVAMLEDRVAAIEKRIKADPKDRELRKDLAKQKKELAAAKRNFDAAKKAKGRGGNPAVARAELKGPDIHARVSRRSFGTGSMKPERTLATAPPGERLGILTHPSWLVSQSDAMDNHAIHRGKWIRERLLGGGIPDVPITVDAQLPDEPNTTLRERMRVTREEYCWTCHKKMDPLGLPFEMYNHAGLLRSMELNKPVDTTGEIIDSGDPALDGPVTDALDMIRKLSESERVEQVFVRHAFRFWMGRNETLNDGPVLQAAHKAYRDSGGSMNALITSLVTSDAFLYRRKEE, encoded by the coding sequence ATGAGAACCCCGCTGACCCTTGCGGCGGCGGTCATCCTTGGCCCGGCCGCCCATGCCGCCGAGACCTTCACGCCGGGCGAACCGGTGCGCGGGACCTTCGACGATTACGCGTTCGAGTTTCTCGACTACAACTGCATCGACTGCCACGACGATGCGACGAAGAAGGGCGGGCTTTCGCTCGAAGGGCTGGGACCTGTCGATGAAACGAATGCCGCGCTGTGGAAGTCGGTCTGGGCTCAGGTGACGCTCGGCGAAATGCCGCCGAAGAAGAAGGACCAGCCGGAGATCGTCGACCGCCTCCGGTTCTCCGAGTGGATCGTCGGCGAAATGCGGAGCACCATGAAGGACAAGGGCGGCTTCCACGCCGACCGCGATCCGAACAAGGGCAACTTCGTCGATCACAACCTGCTCTTCGGCGAGCTTCCCGAGGGCATCCGACTCGTTCCGACCTCGTCTCCGGCACGCATCTGGCGGGTGACGCCGCAGGAGCACATCACGCGGCTCAACGAACTGATCAACACCGAGCCGGACTTCGATCCGAAGAAGCCCGGGCTGCGCACACGCGGCGACGCCGTTCCGACCAACCACGGCGGCGAGCTGAAGCTCTACTTCGGCACCGACCGCATCATCAAATGGCAGGGTGGCACGGTGGCCTACGCGACCGCCGTGAAGAGCATCCCCGCGGTGCTTTCGTCAGGACGCGGGCACGGATTCGAGAACTACGCCGACGTCCACAGCGTCAACAGCTCCGAGGCCACCCAGATCCTCAGCATGGCCGAGGACATCCTGCGCTACATGGCCTACGGCCCTCTCAGTATCGCGAAGCCCGAGCAGATCACCGACGACCCGGGCAGCTACAAGATGGAGGGCGACATCCGCGGCCTGCCGAGTGCGATCGTTTACAACACGAAAGTCGTGCGCCCGATGACGCCGGTCCACGACCTGATGAAGGCACCGGACGTCGACGAAGCGCTTCTTCGTGCATCCGTCGAATACCTTTTCGAGGCGCTCACCTTCCGTCCGCCGACCACGACCGAGACCGGCGACTACATGCAGATCGTCAAGGACTCGGTGGGCAAGGTCGGCAAGGAGGACGGAGTGTTCATGGGACTTTCCGCAATCTTCCTGCACCGCGACGCCCTGTTCCGGCCGGAGCTGGTCGAAGGCGGAAAACCCGATGCCCACGGGCGGGTGATGATGCAGGACTGGGAGCTCGGCTTGGCCGTCAATCACGCGCTGAGCTACATCCGGCCTGACGAAGAGCTGCGCAAGGCGATCACCGACGGTCGCATGCGGACTCGGGACGACGTGCGGCGCGAGATCACCCGGATGCTTGAGGACGAGAGCATCCGCAAGCCTCGGGTGCTGCAGTTCTTCCGCGACTACTTCGAGTACGACCTCGGCGGTTACATCTGCAAGGACGAGAAGGCCCAGGCAAGCACGGGCGCTCCGAATGGCAACGGCCACTACCGCGCGATGTTCGATGCAACAGCGAGTACGGACCGCCTGATCGAACTGATCCTCGCGGACGACCGCGATGTTCTCAAGCAGCTCCTCACCACCCAGCAGGTGGTGGCGACACCAACCGACAAGACGTACTTCGGCAAGCTCCGCAACAAGGACGAGATCGCCGACGCCCGGAAGGCGCAGACGAAAGCCGCCGAGGAAAACGTCAGGCACACCGGCGACCGGGTCGCGATGCTGGAAGACCGTGTCGCGGCGATCGAAAAGCGCATCAAGGCGGACCCCAAGGACCGGGAACTGCGCAAGGATCTGGCGAAGCAGAAAAAGGAGCTGGCGGCGGCCAAGCGGAACTTCGATGCCGCCAAAAAGGCAAAGGGTCGCGGTGGCAATCCGGCGGTTGCCCGGGCGGAACTCAAGGGACCTGACATTCATGCGCGGGTCAGCCGTCGCTCGTTCGGCACTGGCAGCATGAAACCCGAGCGCACCCTCGCGACGGCGCCGCCCGGCGAGCGACTCGGCATCCTCACCCACCCGTCGTGGCTGGTCTCGCAGTCGGACGCGATGGACAACCACGCCATTCACCGTGGCAAGTGGATCCGCGAGCGGCTGCTCGGTGGCGGCATCCCCGATGTGCCGATCACCGTCGATGCCCAGCTGCCCGACGAACCGAACACCACCCTGCGCGAGCGCATGCGCGTCACCCGCGAAGAGTACTGCTGGACCTGTCACAAGAAGATGGATCCGCTCGGCCTGCCCTTCGAGATGTACAACCACGCCGGCCTGCTGCGGTCGATGGAGCTCAACAAGCCCGTCGACACCACCGGCGAGATCATCGATTCCGGCGACCCCGCGCTCGACGGTCCGGTGACCGATGCGCTCGACATGATCCGCAAGCTCTCCGAGAGCGAGCGTGTCGAGCAGGTCTTCGTCCGCCACGCCTTCCGCTTCTGGATGGGTCGCAACGAAACCCTCAACGACGGCCCAGTCCTGCAGGCCGCCCACAAGGCATACCGCGACAGCGGCGGCAGCATGAACGCGCTCATCACCTCGCTGGTGACCTCGGACGCCTTCCTTTACCGCAGGAAGGAGGAGTAA
- a CDS encoding DUF4339 domain-containing protein — protein MAEESRWFYLSEDQQLGPISQRDLQLLAGGGSITPETLLWCDGLAEWIPASNVEGLFPPPRSAGPRLLFGAEAVAAPAPVATAAVAPAAWTPTVAQAAPPGTDYPSPPPGKVRFGWFVGLASFLMLMPPATVSLLSFVSKEAGDLLFLLAMMGALPILGLFIGGLMLLAFGVFKGLKMVALYKAWNSLAAGGIRRPPGMMVGFLFIPLFGFYWMFFAYFGLAREWKRIRATYPNLSAGPELSEGMALAHCVTTGLFWGSTLLFILTDLDNVGDIFGIFLCLPLFLTSIVELIYLHGLCRMVNFMGRLHDLKPRPSGLFRLS, from the coding sequence ATGGCCGAGGAGTCCCGATGGTTTTATCTGAGCGAGGACCAGCAGCTGGGCCCCATCAGCCAGCGCGACCTCCAGTTGCTGGCCGGAGGTGGCTCGATCACGCCGGAAACCCTGCTCTGGTGCGATGGGCTCGCCGAATGGATTCCGGCATCAAACGTCGAGGGTCTCTTTCCTCCACCGCGATCCGCCGGACCGAGACTGCTGTTTGGTGCGGAAGCGGTCGCCGCGCCAGCTCCGGTCGCAACCGCCGCCGTGGCACCCGCGGCATGGACGCCGACGGTGGCCCAGGCCGCTCCTCCCGGAACGGACTACCCGTCTCCCCCGCCCGGCAAGGTGAGATTCGGATGGTTTGTCGGCCTTGCGTCTTTCCTGATGCTGATGCCTCCGGCGACCGTCTCACTGCTCTCGTTTGTCAGTAAGGAGGCGGGCGACCTGCTCTTCCTCCTGGCGATGATGGGAGCGCTCCCCATCTTGGGGCTGTTCATCGGCGGGCTCATGTTGCTGGCCTTCGGCGTCTTCAAGGGCCTCAAGATGGTGGCCCTGTACAAGGCATGGAACTCACTCGCGGCCGGAGGCATCCGCCGGCCGCCGGGCATGATGGTGGGCTTTCTCTTCATCCCCCTTTTCGGCTTCTACTGGATGTTCTTCGCCTACTTCGGCCTCGCCCGGGAATGGAAACGGATCCGCGCGACCTACCCGAACCTATCAGCCGGACCCGAGCTAAGCGAAGGCATGGCGCTCGCCCACTGCGTGACGACGGGCTTGTTCTGGGGCTCCACCCTGCTGTTCATCCTCACCGACCTGGACAACGTGGGGGACATCTTCGGGATATTCCTATGCCTGCCACTCTTCCTCACCTCGATCGTCGAATTGATCTACCTCCACGGCCTCTGCCGCATGGTCAACTTCATGGGCCGGCTCCATGACCTCAAACCGCGACCCAGTGGACTTTTCCGGCTGTCCTGA
- a CDS encoding DUF3500 domain-containing protein yields the protein MNPDPCPDCSADSPKLSTRRSFLRTSGLAAGALGTGSILPCRAEASAKPASETLVKTFYDSLSEEQRSKICFGFDHKLRLDVDNNWHITKTLVKDYSKDQQAMIKEIFMGLHSEEYAQRVYDQVTSDSGKAGFEGGSSVAIFGEPGSGKFEFVLTGRHCTRRCDGDSVEGAAFGGPLFYGHAAGGFNEGPKHEGNAYWYQAVRANEVYQMLDGKQREIALLDKSRGEDGLETVALTGKKEGLDGIRVADLTHDQKDHVRKVLADLLAPFRKRDADEALKQVEAGGIDNLHLAFYKGENIGKDEVWDVWQIEGPNMISYFRGKPHVHAWLHIREPGVG from the coding sequence ATGAATCCCGACCCCTGCCCGGACTGTTCCGCCGACTCGCCGAAGCTTTCCACCCGGCGCTCGTTCCTCCGTACCTCCGGACTTGCCGCAGGTGCCCTCGGAACGGGCAGCATCCTTCCGTGTCGCGCCGAAGCATCCGCGAAGCCCGCCTCCGAGACCCTCGTCAAAACCTTCTACGACAGTCTCAGCGAAGAACAACGCTCCAAGATCTGCTTCGGCTTCGATCACAAGCTTCGTCTGGACGTCGACAACAACTGGCACATCACCAAAACGCTGGTGAAGGACTATTCGAAGGACCAACAGGCCATGATCAAGGAGATCTTCATGGGGCTCCACAGCGAGGAGTACGCCCAACGGGTCTATGACCAGGTGACATCGGACAGCGGCAAGGCAGGATTCGAGGGCGGATCATCCGTCGCGATTTTCGGGGAACCCGGATCGGGGAAATTCGAGTTCGTCCTGACCGGACGCCACTGCACGCGGCGCTGTGATGGCGACTCGGTGGAAGGAGCTGCCTTCGGAGGCCCCCTGTTCTATGGACACGCCGCCGGAGGTTTCAACGAGGGTCCGAAACACGAGGGAAACGCCTACTGGTATCAGGCGGTTCGCGCCAACGAGGTTTACCAGATGCTCGACGGGAAGCAGCGCGAGATCGCCCTGCTCGACAAGAGCCGTGGCGAAGACGGCCTTGAAACGGTGGCGTTGACCGGGAAGAAGGAAGGTCTCGATGGAATCCGCGTTGCCGACCTCACCCACGACCAGAAGGACCACGTCCGCAAGGTCCTCGCCGACCTGCTCGCTCCCTTCCGCAAACGCGACGCGGACGAGGCTCTCAAGCAGGTGGAAGCGGGTGGCATCGACAACCTCCACCTCGCCTTCTACAAAGGTGAAAACATCGGCAAGGACGAAGTCTGGGACGTCTGGCAAATCGAGGGCCCCAACATGATTTCCTATTTCCGCGGCAAGCCGCACGTCCACGCATGGCTCCACATCCGGGAGCCTGGCGTAGGTTGA